A DNA window from Pseudomonas sp. GD03919 contains the following coding sequences:
- a CDS encoding substrate-binding periplasmic protein codes for MPAVRVWLLLLLLSPALASAELLRLVANPWPPFNDQELPGKGLASDLVEQALKRAGYSTSYVEVPWERAVLGLKRGDYDVLINAWYSAERTEYGYFSQPYLVNRIRLMQRKGGSIRFENLADLYPYSIAVIRGYAYSKKFDSDPRLLKVGVGSFEIAARMLHAGRVQLALEDELVARHVLARELSSIRDELEFLPLPLSENGLHILVRRSHPYFREIARRFDAAIQAMRNDGSYAATLQRHAP; via the coding sequence ATGCCTGCAGTACGCGTCTGGCTATTGCTCCTCCTGCTGTCGCCTGCGCTGGCTTCGGCCGAACTGCTGCGTCTGGTGGCCAATCCCTGGCCGCCTTTCAATGACCAGGAACTTCCCGGCAAGGGGCTGGCCAGTGACCTGGTGGAACAGGCGCTCAAGCGCGCGGGCTACAGCACCAGTTATGTGGAAGTGCCCTGGGAGCGAGCGGTATTGGGGCTCAAGCGCGGCGACTACGACGTGCTGATCAACGCCTGGTACAGCGCCGAGCGCACCGAGTACGGCTATTTTTCCCAGCCCTATCTGGTCAATCGCATCCGCCTGATGCAGCGCAAGGGCGGTTCGATTCGCTTCGAAAACCTGGCCGATCTCTACCCGTACAGCATCGCGGTGATTCGCGGCTATGCCTATTCCAAGAAGTTCGACAGCGACCCGCGCCTGCTCAAGGTCGGTGTCGGCAGCTTCGAGATTGCCGCGCGCATGTTGCACGCCGGGCGAGTGCAGCTCGCGCTGGAAGACGAGTTGGTGGCGCGTCATGTTCTTGCGCGAGAGTTGAGCTCCATTCGCGATGAGCTGGAGTTCTTACCTTTGCCGCTGAGCGAGAATGGCCTGCACATACTGGTGAGGCGCAGCCATCCCTATTTTCGCGAGATCGCCAGACGCTTCGATGCAGCGATTCAGGCGATGAGAAACGATGGCAGCTATGCCGCGACGCTGCAGCGGCACGCTCCCT